The proteins below come from a single Gehongia tenuis genomic window:
- the tilS gene encoding tRNA lysidine(34) synthetase TilS, with translation MVEKIRRTLERERLAAPGELIHVGLSGGPDSMALISVLSALSGEMGFRLAAIHVEHGIRGADSLRDAEFVREYCRKQNIPLTDFSVNVPARAREGLTLEEAARAARYECFQRALDGQPGKVALAHHLDDQAETIVMMLLRGGGPRAMAGMDYQRGPYIRPMLDVSRAEILIYLHEKGIPCRYDATNGDPSYERNRIRMELMPRLKAFNPNLSATLARNASVFRKEDQYLDEKAEAFLRAYVGPEMGGLTLNKGALGLLPLALQRRVLRLAAERLHILKDLTFEKVEESLFALREGRRSVQWLRNRVFLVGRESCYLGMLPRTEPVPLAGQTVIDLPGWRLIVVASNGLRDAAARFWQPGDHIVRGGRTVKLKEELQKYEVWQRKTYPVIARGSQVLWTMDHGFLEENPGMVLRIERQNDREAST, from the coding sequence ATGGTTGAAAAAATTCGCCGCACCCTGGAGAGGGAAAGGCTTGCCGCGCCAGGGGAACTCATCCATGTGGGTCTGTCCGGCGGACCGGATTCCATGGCCCTCATATCGGTCCTTAGCGCCCTTTCAGGAGAGATGGGGTTTCGGCTGGCGGCCATTCATGTGGAGCATGGGATTCGAGGAGCGGACAGCTTGCGGGATGCGGAGTTTGTAAGGGAGTATTGCAGAAAGCAAAACATTCCGCTGACGGATTTCTCGGTGAACGTTCCGGCTCGGGCCCGGGAGGGCTTGACCCTGGAGGAAGCAGCCCGCGCTGCACGCTATGAATGCTTTCAAAGAGCGCTGGACGGGCAGCCGGGTAAGGTAGCTCTCGCCCATCATCTGGACGATCAGGCGGAAACCATCGTGATGATGCTCCTAAGAGGCGGCGGCCCAAGGGCCATGGCGGGGATGGACTATCAAAGGGGCCCCTACATCCGGCCTATGCTGGATGTAAGCAGGGCGGAGATTTTGATCTATCTCCATGAAAAGGGAATACCCTGCCGATATGATGCCACCAATGGGGATCCGTCCTATGAACGGAATCGAATCCGTATGGAGCTTATGCCCCGCTTAAAGGCGTTCAACCCGAATCTTTCCGCCACCCTTGCCCGCAATGCGTCGGTCTTTCGGAAGGAGGATCAATATCTTGACGAGAAGGCTGAGGCGTTTCTAAGGGCGTATGTCGGCCCCGAAATGGGCGGATTGACACTGAACAAAGGGGCGCTTGGGCTGCTGCCCTTGGCTCTTCAGAGGCGGGTGCTCCGGCTTGCCGCCGAGCGTCTGCATATTTTAAAGGATCTCACCTTTGAAAAGGTGGAGGAAAGCCTTTTTGCCCTGCGGGAAGGACGAAGAAGCGTTCAGTGGCTGCGAAATCGTGTCTTTTTGGTGGGCCGGGAAAGCTGCTATTTGGGTATGCTGCCAAGGACGGAACCGGTTCCCTTGGCGGGTCAGACTGTGATCGATCTTCCGGGATGGCGGCTGATCGTTGTTGCCTCAAACGGATTAAGGGATGCGGCGGCCCGATTTTGGCAGCCGGGGGATCATATCGTCAGGGGCGGCAGGACTGTGAAGCTCAAGGAGGAGCTTCAAAAATATGAGGTCTGGCAGCGCAAAACCTATCCTGTGATTGCCCGTGGTTCCCAGGTGCTTTGGACGATGGACCATGGGTTCTTGGAAGAAAATCCAGGAATGGTTTTAAGAATCGAAAGACAAAATGATAGGGAGGCTTCAACATGA
- the spoIIE gene encoding stage II sporulation protein E: MSVIRMKTSRTPFVLRREVLWEALWLVISLFLGQASMMGAAGSFGAAAVAAAMLAGTPVYPMAIGAALGAVIGGGFGAWSDALVPVMLAATHFGLRHIKRKPTLGFVAVFFVVLYLPRMLFASPLVFDKLVTLAAAGMGGLMIFVFQGALRAIKDTKRNFLTAEETAYLLIFAGVLFLGLDITLWGVHLRNILAFTLVLSAGFVAGPGIAGGSAILLSMLFVLSGKMDAATMASFCASAFVAGAARPLKRWGMMFCFILTNTVITFFLNSSTQVLLSLADMLCAAAFFAVIPKNWMDKLSVYMDGSAQRALRQQQVMNRTQRMGVTRLREFSGIFGQMGDAFEEMVTQVPPKQPALKRVAYCACRGCAKASWCWRESAPYAAPPIQLLWERIQKQGIGSTIMAPEAFQKQCYRLNQLIKVMEDVTAEERSRKEWEDHLVQSRMLVGQQLKGVGNVVRGLAEELDLSIRFDPAKEMRIVQELDKDGVYCKQVCVQQTVGGRFSVFLEVPSCRTPVSCHKRVVQAVSAAMERPMRIAQGPCRPQMGTCEIILEEAPVYEVMTGIARRALDEVSGDSYSFGQLRDGRYLMALSDGMGSGPRAQKESAATLSLLEQFYESGFTEDVIFSTINQVLLLRSVDEVFSTVDLCLMDLVEGQANFVKIGAVSSYILRQGKVERIYAPTLPMGILEEVQPVCTQRTVRDGDFIIMVTDGVTEKLGIKEELWMERTLTKAPVMTPENICHHIMEESGKLGVGDDMTVMVSRIYKHIR; the protein is encoded by the coding sequence ATGTCCGTTATACGAATGAAAACATCCAGGACGCCATTTGTTCTGCGCCGTGAGGTGCTCTGGGAGGCGCTTTGGCTGGTAATAAGCCTGTTTTTGGGACAGGCGTCCATGATGGGCGCCGCGGGCAGTTTTGGCGCGGCGGCGGTTGCCGCGGCCATGCTTGCGGGAACGCCGGTGTATCCCATGGCCATTGGCGCGGCTTTGGGCGCCGTCATCGGCGGAGGCTTTGGCGCATGGAGCGATGCGTTGGTGCCTGTCATGCTGGCCGCCACCCACTTTGGCCTGCGGCATATCAAGCGCAAGCCCACCCTTGGCTTTGTGGCGGTGTTTTTTGTGGTGCTCTATCTGCCGCGGATGCTTTTTGCTTCCCCGCTGGTGTTCGATAAATTGGTCACCCTGGCGGCAGCGGGTATGGGCGGGCTGATGATCTTCGTGTTCCAGGGTGCGTTGAGAGCCATTAAGGACACCAAACGCAACTTTCTGACGGCGGAGGAAACAGCCTATCTGCTTATCTTTGCCGGGGTGCTGTTTCTGGGCCTTGATATCACGCTGTGGGGCGTTCATCTCAGAAACATCCTTGCCTTCACACTGGTCCTGTCGGCGGGCTTCGTGGCGGGACCGGGCATCGCCGGCGGGAGCGCTATTCTGCTGTCCATGCTCTTTGTGCTTTCCGGCAAGATGGATGCTGCCACCATGGCCAGTTTTTGCGCCAGTGCCTTTGTAGCGGGTGCGGCGCGGCCCCTCAAGCGCTGGGGTATGATGTTTTGCTTTATTCTCACCAATACGGTGATCACGTTTTTTCTCAACTCGTCCACGCAGGTGCTGCTCTCCCTGGCGGATATGCTGTGTGCCGCCGCTTTTTTCGCAGTGATCCCCAAGAACTGGATGGACAAGCTGTCGGTGTATATGGATGGCAGCGCCCAGCGTGCGCTCCGCCAGCAGCAGGTCATGAACCGAACACAGCGTATGGGGGTGACACGGCTCAGGGAGTTCTCCGGAATCTTTGGTCAGATGGGGGATGCCTTCGAGGAGATGGTTACCCAGGTGCCGCCCAAACAGCCCGCCCTCAAGCGCGTGGCCTACTGCGCCTGCCGGGGCTGTGCCAAGGCAAGCTGGTGCTGGCGGGAGAGCGCCCCCTATGCGGCGCCGCCCATTCAGCTCCTCTGGGAGCGCATTCAAAAGCAGGGAATCGGAAGCACGATCATGGCTCCGGAGGCTTTCCAAAAGCAGTGCTACCGCCTAAATCAGCTTATCAAGGTTATGGAGGACGTGACGGCTGAGGAACGCTCCCGCAAGGAATGGGAGGATCATCTGGTACAAAGCCGGATGCTGGTGGGTCAGCAGCTGAAAGGCGTGGGCAACGTGGTCCGGGGCCTGGCCGAGGAGCTCGATCTATCCATCCGTTTTGATCCTGCCAAGGAAATGCGCATCGTTCAGGAGCTGGACAAGGACGGCGTTTACTGCAAGCAGGTGTGCGTTCAGCAAACCGTCGGCGGCAGATTCAGTGTATTTCTGGAGGTGCCTTCCTGCCGCACGCCGGTGAGCTGCCACAAGCGGGTGGTGCAGGCGGTGAGTGCCGCCATGGAACGGCCCATGCGCATCGCTCAAGGCCCCTGCCGGCCCCAGATGGGGACCTGTGAGATCATCTTGGAGGAAGCGCCGGTCTACGAGGTGATGACGGGCATCGCCAGAAGAGCGCTGGACGAGGTGTCCGGGGACAGCTATTCCTTTGGACAGCTCCGGGACGGCCGGTATCTCATGGCACTCTCGGATGGTATGGGCTCCGGTCCAAGGGCTCAGAAGGAATCGGCGGCCACCCTATCCCTGCTGGAACAGTTCTATGAATCGGGCTTCACGGAGGATGTCATTTTCAGCACCATCAACCAGGTTCTGCTGCTCCGCAGTGTGGATGAAGTCTTTTCCACGGTGGACCTTTGCCTCATGGATCTGGTGGAAGGCCAGGCCAACTTTGTCAAGATTGGCGCCGTGTCCTCCTACATCCTGCGCCAGGGCAAGGTGGAGCGTATCTATGCACCTACCCTCCCGATGGGTATCCTGGAGGAGGTACAGCCGGTATGCACTCAGCGCACGGTGCGGGACGGCGATTTCATCATCATGGTCACCGACGGTGTCACAGAAAAGCTGGGCATCAAAGAGGAGCTTTGGATGGAGCGGACCCTCACCAAGGCACCGGTGATGACCCCGGAAAACATCTGTCACCATATCATGGAGGAATCGGGCAAACTGGGCGTGGGGGATGACATGACGGTGATGGTCAGCCGCATCTACAAACATATTCGATAA
- a CDS encoding DUF2161 family putative PD-(D/E)XK-type phosphodiesterase produces MDPAYRKVKSCPSRLKNERDLYVPVRQFWQAQGYDVKAEVNYVDVLAVRDNHMVAIELKLNINFDLLLQASNRQQYMDYVYVAVPKRGRTLYTARWQKICALLKRLGIGLLLVGEDMLGELAVQLMFEAKAVDSVQRFNPRRRTKIFEEFSGREGDVNVGGSVGVPIMTVYRQKSFLVAKALAQGPQTLRQLRARNLLACETVLQKNAYGWFVRVGRGSYALSEKGREALGTWNEDLSHEE; encoded by the coding sequence ATGGATCCAGCATACCGGAAAGTGAAATCCTGCCCAAGCCGCCTGAAAAATGAGCGGGATCTTTATGTGCCAGTACGACAGTTTTGGCAGGCTCAGGGCTATGATGTGAAAGCGGAAGTCAACTACGTGGATGTCCTGGCGGTAAGGGACAACCACATGGTGGCCATTGAACTCAAACTCAATATCAACTTTGATCTGCTCTTACAAGCCAGCAACCGGCAGCAGTACATGGACTACGTCTATGTGGCGGTGCCCAAGCGGGGCAGAACCCTCTACACCGCCCGGTGGCAGAAGATTTGTGCTCTGCTGAAGCGTCTTGGCATCGGTTTGCTCCTTGTGGGCGAGGATATGCTGGGTGAGCTTGCGGTACAGCTGATGTTTGAAGCCAAAGCCGTGGATTCGGTCCAGCGCTTCAATCCCCGGCGCAGAACCAAGATCTTTGAAGAATTTTCCGGCCGGGAAGGGGACGTCAACGTGGGAGGCAGCGTGGGCGTGCCCATCATGACCGTCTATCGGCAAAAATCCTTCCTGGTGGCCAAAGCCCTGGCGCAGGGTCCTCAAACCCTGAGACAGCTGCGGGCACGGAATCTGCTGGCCTGTGAAACCGTCCTGCAGAAGAATGCCTATGGCTGGTTTGTCCGGGTGGGCCGCGGCAGCTATGCCCTCAGTGAGAAGGGCAGGGAAGCCTTGGGTACATGGAATGAAGACCTATCCCATGAGGAATAA